A region from the Aegilops tauschii subsp. strangulata cultivar AL8/78 chromosome 5, Aet v6.0, whole genome shotgun sequence genome encodes:
- the LOC120964730 gene encoding uncharacterized protein isoform X1, whose protein sequence is MSWWFSTSSVGEAVSSAARSTYWRPHHHQPTCRSQKVCCSWMVRVIAAYEDVRRIWLRTQSDHWIEAEGGIAKIRRNGLSFITWSATQHLVVHVSIAAAQLRGEEWHTLRIVSADFLTHV, encoded by the exons ATGTCGTGGTGGTTTTCCACCAGCAGCGTGGGGGAGGCGGTGTCCTCTGCGGCTAGGTCTACTTACTGGCGACCTCACCATCACCAGCCCACCTGCAG GTCTCAAAAGGTCTGCTGTTCCTGGATGGTGCGTGTG ATAGCTGCATATGAGGATGTACGAAGGATTTGGCTGCGAACTCAATCAGACCATTGGATTGAAGCTGAAG GGGGCATTGCAAAGATACGAAGGAATGGCCTTTCGTTCATAACCTGGTCAGCTACACAACATCTGGTCGTACATGTTTCTATTGCAGCGGCCCAGTTACGTGGAGAAGAATGGCATACGCTGAGGATTGTGTCAGCTGATTTTCTAACTCATGTTTAG
- the LOC141022740 gene encoding uncharacterized protein, which produces MDPEGMVELANDSFWPDDARHILQIPLQEGVSDFTAWHYDNKGQHSVRNAYKLQVQLGRVNSQGNTGSSTAIAGNLNECVDPSWKQIRKLPCPRKIQMFTWRLKHESLAFRTNLIRRGMKIESTKCLLCGCAGEDGAHFFIKCKSVKAVWRALGLEKERQDLEEITSVHVMLDYLWGLHENKRVQILTMWWHWWNNRNKVREAELAVPSDELTRRVLSYTMEYLQIFSAKERKREQLKWHPPSPGTLKVNMDGGFRPGEGSITWGVVVRDDSGDVISAWAGRTEQVADPFGAEVVAFTQAISTAAELGALRVVFETDSKLLQEALDLGRVESSPYAALIEDSKFQLKMWFSRQQIIPCNVRLEFNDLITQETVISDAFGGPYTMEVHKG; this is translated from the exons ATGGATCCCGAGGGCATGGTCGAG CTTGCGAATGATTCCTTCTGGCCGGATGATGCTCGACATATCCTGCAAATCCCCCTCCAGGAAGGGGTGAGTGACTTTACTGCATGGCACTACGACAACAAGGGACAACACTCGGTCCGCAACGCATACAAGCTACAGGTTCAGCTCGGCAGGGTAAACAGCCAGGGAAATACTGGGAGCAGCACTGCAATAGCCGGCAATCTCAATGAATGTGTGGATCCGTCTTGGAAGCAAATCCGGAAACTCCCATGCCCACGAAAAATCCAAATGTTCACCTGGCGTCTGAAGCATGAGTCTTTGGCATTCCGCACAAACCTAATAAGGAGAGGCATGAAGATTGAGAGCACGAAATGCTTGTTATGCGGCTGTGCTGGCGAGGATGGGGCGCACTTTTTCATCAAATGCAAGTCAGTGAAAGCAGTGTGGCGAGCACTTGGGCTGGAGAAGGAAAGGCAAGACCTCGAAGAAATAACATCTGTGCATGTCATGCTTGATTACTTATGGGGGCTACACGAAAATAAGCGGGTGCAGATACTCACCATGTGGTGGCACTGGTGGAACAACCGGAATAAGGTGAGGGAAGCAGAATTGGCAGTGCCTTCTGACGAGCTAACCCGACGCGTGCTGTCCTATACCATGGAATATCTGCAGATTTTCAGCGCCAAAGAGAGAAAGAGGGAACAGCTGAAATGGCacccaccatctcctggcacacTGAAGGTGAACATGGACGGTGGCTTCAGACCTGGCGAGGGGTCAATAACCTGGGGAGTGGTGGTTCGTGATGATTCTGGAGACGTGATCTCGGCTTGGGCGGGCAGAACTGAGCAGGTGGCCGACCCCTTCGGCGCTGAAGTGGTAGCTTTCACCCAAGCTATAAGCACGGCTGCTGAACTTGGCGCGCTCCGTGTGGTGTTTGAAACGGACTCCAAACTTCTACAAGAAGCTCTCGATCTTGGCAGGGTGGAATCCTCCCCGTATGCGGCCCTCATCGAAGACTCTAAGTTCCAACTTAAGATGTGGTTCTCTAGGCAACAG
- the LOC120964730 gene encoding uncharacterized protein isoform X4: protein MVWMGLGSYNDGNRGDKHHFATSPNCVAELKFRDSSSFTTDGVACKLDVLIVLLALIGVYAMKLRFLRLMMFIEGCEVQLSK from the exons ATGGTTTGGATGGGGCTGGGTTCCTACAACGACGGCAACAGAGGCGACAAACACCACTTTGCAACCTCGCCGAACTGTGTTGCTGAACTGAAG TTTAGGGACAGCAGCAGTTTTACCACCGATGGTGTTGCATGTAAGCTGGATGTTCTCATTGTTCTGTTGGCTCTGATCGG TGTGTATGCTATGAAGTTAAGGTTCTTAAGATTAATGATGTTTATAGAAG GATGTGAGGTACAACTATCAAAGTGA
- the LOC120964730 gene encoding uncharacterized protein isoform X3, producing MVWMGLGSYNDGNRGDKHHFATSPNCVAELKFRDSSSFTTDGVACKLDVLIVLLALIGVYAMKLRFLRLMMFIEVMQDVRYNYQSDINFGSDSYPQPLLH from the exons ATGGTTTGGATGGGGCTGGGTTCCTACAACGACGGCAACAGAGGCGACAAACACCACTTTGCAACCTCGCCGAACTGTGTTGCTGAACTGAAG TTTAGGGACAGCAGCAGTTTTACCACCGATGGTGTTGCATGTAAGCTGGATGTTCTCATTGTTCTGTTGGCTCTGATCGG TGTGTATGCTATGAAGTTAAGGTTCTTAAGATTAATGATGTTTATAGAAG TGATGCAGGATGTGAGGTACAACTATCAAAGTGACATTAATTTTGGTTCTGATTCCTATCCGCAGCCTCTTCTACACTAG
- the LOC120964730 gene encoding uncharacterized protein isoform X2 codes for MSWWFSTSSVGEAVSSAARSTYWRPHHHQPTCRSQKVCCSWMIAAYEDVRRIWLRTQSDHWIEAEGGIAKIRRNGLSFITWSATQHLVVHVSIAAAQLRGEEWHTLRIVSADFLTHV; via the exons ATGTCGTGGTGGTTTTCCACCAGCAGCGTGGGGGAGGCGGTGTCCTCTGCGGCTAGGTCTACTTACTGGCGACCTCACCATCACCAGCCCACCTGCAG GTCTCAAAAGGTCTGCTGTTCCTGGATG ATAGCTGCATATGAGGATGTACGAAGGATTTGGCTGCGAACTCAATCAGACCATTGGATTGAAGCTGAAG GGGGCATTGCAAAGATACGAAGGAATGGCCTTTCGTTCATAACCTGGTCAGCTACACAACATCTGGTCGTACATGTTTCTATTGCAGCGGCCCAGTTACGTGGAGAAGAATGGCATACGCTGAGGATTGTGTCAGCTGATTTTCTAACTCATGTTTAG